A window of Castanea sativa cultivar Marrone di Chiusa Pesio chromosome 1, ASM4071231v1 contains these coding sequences:
- the LOC142622167 gene encoding putative receptor protein kinase ZmPK1: protein MGSPLFFLLLSFAFSFPLSPSPIVVISRFSTGTSLSVENPDILISPNGDFSAGFYSVGYNAFCFAKWLSNSRTVVWTANRDQPVNGKRSKLSILKTGNLILTDACNSNVTVWATNTVSHSPVLLFLNNTGNLILRNDKRVVLWQSFDFPTDTLLAEQLFTRNTKLVSSRSQTNISSGFYELSFDNDSYLRFVYNSLDVSNSYFYYTGLEDYNISTLVFDSLGNLSSSDDFTIISADYGAMLHRRLTLDYDGNLRLYGWEEEEQTWVVSWQAIQSPCIIAGACGANSFCSYVIGYGRKCSCPPGYKMKNRSDWADGCELEVELSCKENESEFLMLSHVDFYSYYGNDFGNFLNYTFDQCRDLCLAACDCIAFEYNFNKEAGYSKCYPKTRLLNGYRSPEINGDVYLKLPKSYILSHHNPLEEFNLNCPGDGTLQSGTNSTEKFMLWFACGVGGLEIISFFLAWFLLIKTQKILGVDKKAYDRAAIGFRKFTYTELKKATKSFTEEIGRGAGGIVYKGVLSDNRVAAIKHLNEASQGEGEFLAEVTIIGRINHMNLIEMWGYCAEGKHKLLVYEYMEHGSLANNLSVNVLDWEKRFKIIMGTAKGLAYLHDDCLDWILHCDVKPQNILLDLNYQPKVADFGLSKIQNRSVLTNSSFSRIRGTRGYMALDWVFNLPITSKVDVYSYGIVVLEIVTGRDPSKSVHAIDDGGVAEHKTLVTWVREIMNRAVANTSSLEEIIDPMLEGKYDIFEMKALVQVALQCVEEDKDVRPTMSQVVEMLLRQEKLSDGVTYNECNLMAY from the coding sequence ATGGGTTCGCCACTCTTCTTCCTTCTACTctcttttgcattttctttcCCACTTTCACCTTCACCAATAGTCGTTATCAGTAGATTCAGTACAGGTACATCCCTATCTGTAGAGAACCCAGATATTCTAATATCACCAAATGGCGACTTCTCTGCTGGCTTTTATTCCGTTGGTTATAACGCCTTTTGCTTTGCCAAATGGCTTAGCAACTCACGCACAGTAGTTTGGACGGCAAATCGTGACCAGCCAGTAAATGGGAAGCGCTCAAAGCTCTCCATCCTCAAAACTGGCAATCTCATACTAACTGATGCTTGTAACTCAAATGTCACCGTTTGGGCTACAAACACTGTCTCACACTCCCCAGTCCTATTATTTCTCAACAACACTGGTAATCTTATTCTACGAAACGACAAACGTGTTGTTTTGTGGCAAAGCTTTGACTTCCCTACAGACACACTTCTTGCTGAACAACTATTCACTAGAAACACAAAGCTTGTCTCCTCAAGAAGCCAGACCAACATTTCCTCTGGTTTCTATGAGCTTTCCTTTGACAACGATAGCTATCTTCGCTTTGTTTATAATAGTCTTGATGTTTCCAATAGTTATTTCTATTATACAGGGCTTGAAGATTACAATATTAGCACACTTGTCTTTGATTCCTTAGGGAATTTAAGTTCATCCGATgattttactattatttcaGCCGACTATGGAGCAATGCTTCATAGAAGGTTGACACTTGATTACGACGGTAATCTTCGATTGTACGGTTGGGAAGAGGAGGAGCAGACTTGGGTTGTTTCATGGCAAGCCATTCAGAGTCCTTGCATCATTGCCGGTGCTTGTGGGGCTAACAGTTTTTGCAGTTACGTTATTGGTTATGGCAGGAAATGTTCCTGCCCACCAGGATACAAGATGAAAAATCGTAGCGATTGGGCTGATGGTTGTGAACTCGAAGTTGAACTCTCTTGCAAGGAAAATGAGTCGGAGTTTCTGATGTTATCCCATGTTGACTTTTACTCGTATTACGGGAATGATTTTGGGAACTTCCTCAATTACACATTTGATCAATGTAGGGATCTATGTTTGGCAGCATGTGATTGCATAGCGTTCGAATACAACTTTAACAAGGAGGCTGGTTATTCAAAATGTTATCCTAAGACACGATTGCTAAATGGGTATCGCTCGCCAGAAATAAATGGAGACGTCTATCTGAAACTACCAAAAAGCTATATCTTGTCCCACCACAATCCTCTAGAagaattcaatttaaattgCCCAGGTGATGGTACACTACAAAGCGGTACAAACAGCACAGAGAAATTCATGCTCTGGTTTGCTTGTGGAGTGGGTGGACTTGAAATCATATCTTTCTTTCTGGCGTGGTTTCTTCTCATCAAAACACAGAAAATTTTAGGTGTTGATAAGAAAGCCTATGATCGTGCTGCCATTGGATTCAGAAAATTTACATATACAGAACTAAAAAAGGCCACAAAGAGTTTTACTGAGGAGATTGGAAGAGGTGCGGGAGGAATTGTCTACAAAGGGGTATTGTCTGACAATCGAGTTGCCGCAATCAAACATCTCAATGAAGCCAGCCAAGGAGAAGGTGAATTTCTAGCTGAAGTAACCATCATTGGAAGGATTAACCACATGAACTTAATAGAGATGTGGGGGTATTGTGCAGAGGGAAAGCACAAGCTTTTGGTGTATGAGTACATGGAGCATGGTTCTCTCGCAAATAACCTCTCAGTCAATGTACTTGATTGGGAAAAAAGGTTCAAAATTATCATGGGCACTGCGAAGGGCCTAGCCTATTTGCATGATGATTGCTTGGACTGGATTTTGCATTGTGATGTAAAGCCTCAGAATATACTTTTAGACTTGAATTATCAACCAAAAGTGGCAGATTTTGGCTTATCAAAGATACAAAATAGAAGCGTTCTTACGAATTCAAGCTTCTCAAGGATAAGAGGAACTCGAGGATACATGGCTCTAGACTGGGTTTTCAATTTGCCCATTACCTCGAAAGTGGATGTTTATAGCTATGGAATCGTTGTGCTAGAAATTGTGACCGGAAGAGATCCGTCAAAGAGTGTCCATGCTATAGATGATGGTGGGGTGGCAGAGCACAAAACGCTGGTTACGTGGGTGAGGGAAATAATGAATAGAGCGGTTGCAAATACTTCTTCACTAGAAGAGATCATTGATCCAATGTTGGAAGGTAAATATGACATATTTGAGATGAAAGCTTTGGTTCAAGTTGCTCTACAATGCGTAGAAGAAGATAAAGATGTAAGACCTACCATGAGCCAAGTAGTTGAGATGCTCTTACGCCAAGAAAAACTTAGTGATGGTGTTACATACAACGAGTGCAATCTCATGGCCTACTAA